The Fusobacterium pseudoperiodonticum DNA window CAGGATAGTTATCTACTTGGTGAGTCATTATCATACTTCCTATCCCTTCTTTTTCTAAAATAAGAGTTGATAAATTTCCTCTTCCTGTATATATCCCAGCTGTTAACCCGGCAGGCCCTGCTCCAACAATTACAACATCATATATTTTTTCCACTTATACCATCTCCTTAATCTATTAAAGTATTCCAACTCTTCCTAAAAATATTTTTTCTTCTCCTATAGTTGTTTCATCAGTATGTCCATTGTAAACAACTGTTTCTCCAGGCAACTTTGATAATTTTTTTAAGCTATTACAAAGCATATTTAAATCTCCTGTAGGTAAATCATATCTTCCGTAACTCCTTCTAAATAGTGTATCACCTGAAATTAAAATTTTACTTTTTTCATCATAAAAACATTTTGAACCTATAGTATGACCTGGGGTATCTATTACTTTAAAGTCTCCTATCATATCACCTTCTTTAACAGTTTGAACTTCTCCTTTAAATTTAAAAGAGT harbors:
- a CDS encoding MBL fold metallo-hydrolase; its protein translation is MKVKCFHLGAYGTNCFLAYDDNNLAYFFDCGGRNLDKLYSYIEEHNLDLKYIVLTHGHGDHIEGLNDLADKYPEAKVYVGEEEKDFLYNSELSLSYNIFGDSFKFKGEVQTVKEGDMIGDFKVIDTPGHTIGSKCFYDEKSKILISGDTLFRRSYGRYDLPTGDLNMLCNSLKKLSKLPGETVVYNGHTDETTIGEEKIFLGRVGIL